The Nocardioides panzhihuensis genome has a segment encoding these proteins:
- a CDS encoding MlaD family protein, which translates to MVGGLATMGGDDYEVDLVMPSAAQLSERSSVWINGHDAGKITALDVKNGKAIVTVSVDEDFAPLHDGSTTRVEWVSAVGERVLTIYPGPTKNAALPEGALVEGTSRQVEVDQVLQALDEPTRKRLTTLIGQLNDTAGGREDETRDTIRGASAAVGALGEVLQAVGQDGPAIRALVTQLSELTGAAASRKDGIANTVQQLNEISEATAREEKELNETLGRLPRVLQTAQGTLRKVPGATEPTVDLLEDLRPSTQLLPSVSANLAPTLVDLRPTVAELRPLLSDADELLAQTPGLLDTSHQVVPTLNNFVDDVGPAIAFLRPYTPEGVGGVGNWGQAFAPYDGAGHTWAGLLGPGTNLVNESPVPLPTARQNPAPPPGQPEGQPWTDANGSEIK; encoded by the coding sequence TTGGTTGGCGGCCTGGCCACGATGGGTGGGGACGACTACGAGGTCGACCTGGTGATGCCCTCGGCGGCTCAGCTGTCCGAGCGGAGCTCCGTGTGGATCAACGGGCATGACGCCGGGAAGATCACCGCCCTGGACGTCAAGAACGGGAAGGCGATCGTCACGGTGTCCGTCGACGAGGACTTCGCGCCGCTCCATGACGGGAGCACCACTCGGGTCGAGTGGGTCTCGGCGGTGGGCGAGCGAGTCCTGACGATCTATCCCGGACCGACGAAGAATGCCGCGCTCCCGGAAGGAGCTCTCGTCGAGGGCACCTCGCGACAGGTCGAGGTCGACCAGGTGCTGCAGGCGCTCGACGAACCGACCAGGAAGCGCCTCACGACGCTCATCGGTCAGCTTAACGACACCGCGGGCGGTCGAGAGGACGAGACGCGTGACACGATCCGGGGCGCCTCGGCAGCCGTCGGCGCGCTCGGGGAGGTGCTCCAGGCAGTCGGCCAGGACGGCCCCGCCATCCGGGCCCTCGTCACACAGCTCAGCGAGCTCACCGGCGCGGCCGCCTCACGCAAGGACGGCATCGCGAACACGGTGCAGCAGCTCAACGAGATCTCCGAGGCGACCGCGCGCGAGGAGAAGGAGCTCAACGAGACCCTGGGGCGCCTTCCACGAGTCCTCCAGACTGCGCAGGGCACCCTCCGCAAGGTGCCCGGCGCGACCGAGCCGACCGTGGACCTGCTCGAGGACCTGCGTCCCTCCACGCAGCTGCTTCCGAGCGTCAGCGCAAACCTGGCACCGACGCTGGTCGACCTGCGGCCGACGGTGGCCGAGCTGCGCCCGTTGCTCTCGGATGCAGACGAGCTTCTCGCGCAGACCCCAGGGTTGCTCGATACGAGTCACCAGGTCGTGCCCACCCTCAACAACTTCGTGGACGACGTCGGACCTGCGATCGCGTTCCTGCGTCCCTACACCCCAGAAGGCGTCGGTGGCGTCGGCAACTGGGGCCAGGCATTCGCCCCGTACGACGGGGCGGGGCACACATGGGCAGGCCTGCTCGGCCCAGGCACCAACTTGGTCAACGAGAGCCCCGTGCCCTTGCCGACGGCCCGCCAGAACCCCGCCCCGCCGCCGGGGCAGCCCGAGGGCCAGCCCTGGACCGACGCGAATGGGAGTGAGATCAAATGA
- a CDS encoding ABC transporter ATP-binding protein yields the protein MSSHTASLDEDRSYEEIYSQGVIVDHDPNLDHSVRIKEVKKSFGSFDVLTGLNLNFVDDAITTVLGPSGTGKSVLLKHIVGLLEPDSGVVEVLGQDMWSINAKERQEIRKRMGILFQDGALFGSMNIYDNVAFPLRKHTTKRESEIRKIVMGHLDEVGLARAVTKFPGEVSGGMKKRAGFARALVLNPSVVMFDEPDSGLDPVRTSLLNDLILKMHAEHGGTYVLVTHDIRTARKVSDYVGVVWQGKLIHYGETEEAFNSDMPFVRQFLSGDSVGPLGMD from the coding sequence ATGTCCTCTCACACCGCCAGCCTCGACGAGGACCGCTCGTACGAGGAGATCTACTCTCAGGGCGTCATCGTCGACCACGACCCCAACCTGGACCACAGCGTCCGGATCAAGGAGGTCAAGAAGTCGTTCGGCTCCTTCGACGTCCTCACCGGGCTCAACCTGAACTTCGTCGACGACGCGATCACCACGGTTCTGGGTCCCTCGGGCACGGGCAAGAGCGTGCTGCTCAAGCACATCGTCGGCCTGCTCGAGCCTGACTCCGGGGTGGTGGAGGTGCTGGGGCAGGACATGTGGAGCATCAACGCGAAGGAGCGGCAGGAGATCCGCAAGCGGATGGGAATCCTGTTCCAGGACGGCGCGCTCTTCGGCTCCATGAACATCTACGACAACGTCGCGTTCCCGCTGCGCAAGCACACCACCAAGCGCGAGTCGGAGATCCGCAAGATCGTGATGGGTCACCTGGACGAGGTGGGACTCGCCCGGGCAGTCACGAAGTTCCCCGGCGAGGTGTCTGGCGGAATGAAGAAGCGTGCCGGCTTCGCACGCGCCCTGGTCCTCAACCCGAGTGTCGTGATGTTCGACGAGCCCGACTCCGGCCTCGACCCGGTGCGCACCAGCCTGCTCAACGACCTGATCCTCAAGATGCACGCCGAGCACGGTGGAACCTACGTGCTCGTGACCCACGACATCCGGACCGCCCGCAAGGTCAGTGACTACGTGGGCGTGGTCTGGCAAGGAAAGCTCATTCACTACGGCGAGACGGAGGAGGCCTTCAACTCGGACATGCCCTTCGTGCGGCAGTTCCTGTCCGGAGACTCCGTCGGCCCCCTCGGAATGGACTGA
- a CDS encoding MlaE family ABC transporter permease produces MALDTQPPPAAEQPQRPLTPSGRMMHRAPAGVQRILVDMGEAGRLLGYLVKTAVKEPRGYWTATRDEMFYMLQFCWLPVTLAVGGFSFLIANYAYDLVGLLGAGNRLGTYFVFASLREISPFATGMAVAGVMGTAMTADLGARKIREELDAFTVLGIDAIRTLVLPRVIAITVMMVAFNIVGSLLGMSMAMISATWLGTTSPGAFLGNLLGSMTVPELVGTTVKCTLIGLFIGVVSAQKGLNAKGGAEGVGRAVNEAVVLSFAAVWVVNFIVNATMLGLNPEMLISR; encoded by the coding sequence ATGGCCCTCGACACCCAGCCGCCCCCGGCGGCTGAGCAACCACAGCGGCCGCTGACGCCATCGGGCCGGATGATGCACCGAGCCCCGGCGGGCGTGCAACGCATCCTCGTCGACATGGGCGAGGCGGGCAGGCTGCTCGGCTATCTCGTGAAGACCGCGGTCAAGGAGCCCCGGGGCTACTGGACCGCGACCCGCGACGAGATGTTCTACATGCTGCAGTTCTGCTGGCTCCCGGTCACGCTGGCCGTGGGCGGATTCTCGTTCCTGATCGCCAACTACGCCTACGACCTGGTCGGCCTCCTCGGCGCCGGCAACCGGCTCGGGACCTACTTCGTCTTCGCCAGCCTCCGTGAGATCTCGCCCTTCGCGACCGGCATGGCCGTCGCGGGCGTCATGGGCACTGCGATGACGGCCGACCTCGGCGCCCGGAAGATCCGCGAAGAGCTCGACGCCTTCACCGTCCTCGGCATCGACGCCATCCGCACCCTGGTGCTGCCGCGCGTCATCGCGATCACCGTGATGATGGTCGCCTTCAACATCGTCGGCAGCCTCCTCGGCATGAGCATGGCGATGATCTCCGCGACCTGGCTCGGCACCACGTCTCCCGGCGCCTTCCTGGGCAACCTGCTGGGCTCCATGACGGTGCCCGAGCTCGTCGGCACCACGGTCAAGTGCACGCTGATCGGCCTCTTCATCGGCGTGGTCTCCGCGCAGAAGGGGCTCAACGCCAAGGGTGGGGCCGAGGGCGTCGGCCGAGCGGTCAACGAGGCGGTCGTCCTCTCGTTCGCCGCCGTCTGGGTCGTCAACTTCATCGTCAACGCCACCATGCTCGGGCTCAACCCCGAGATGCTGATCAGCAGGTAG
- a CDS encoding flavin reductase family protein → MTSTVTPPTNVDQKFRAAMSAFPSGVTMMTTAGPDGEPRGFAASSFCSVSLDPPLVLVCLAKTAQCHDAFIDNDQWSIQVAGAVHVDLVTRFATKGVDKFAGGEFVPDHRGVPVLVDAAVLIECEAHQRYDGGDHTILVAKVLDIDVDDRPALLYFQREFRHLDHFPMQGAF, encoded by the coding sequence ATGACCAGCACCGTGACCCCCCCGACGAACGTCGATCAGAAGTTCCGTGCGGCCATGTCGGCCTTTCCCAGCGGCGTCACCATGATGACGACGGCCGGCCCGGACGGCGAGCCGCGCGGATTCGCGGCGAGCTCGTTCTGCTCCGTCTCGCTCGACCCGCCCTTGGTGCTGGTCTGCCTCGCCAAGACCGCGCAGTGCCACGACGCCTTCATCGACAACGACCAGTGGTCGATCCAGGTCGCGGGTGCTGTCCACGTCGACCTCGTGACCCGGTTCGCGACCAAGGGGGTGGACAAGTTCGCCGGCGGCGAGTTCGTGCCCGACCACCGCGGTGTTCCCGTACTGGTCGATGCAGCCGTGCTCATCGAGTGCGAGGCACACCAGCGGTACGACGGAGGTGACCACACCATCCTCGTCGCCAAGGTGCTCGACATCGATGTGGATGACCGGCCGGCCCTCCTCTACTTCCAGCGTGAGTTCCGGCACCTGGACCACTTTCCGATGCAGGGGGCCTTCTGA
- the ribB gene encoding 3,4-dihydroxy-2-butanone-4-phosphate synthase yields the protein MRQHVSASSKDLVEAACRELLLGRGVVVFDDEDRENEGDLIFAAEHMTAESMAFVIRHTSGLVCVGMAGSRLDQLGLPAMVEAASDPRGTAFTVSVDLANPASTGISALDRAATARALADSRFGGDLFTRPGHVFPLRARPGGVLQRAGHTEAAVDLCRLADLQPAGVLAEITNDDGTMARMPDLVRFAGDHGLVLLSVADVVRVRMSTLHGEFHAVTNRSGSRLDHDLGANCAPERRAS from the coding sequence ATGCGCCAGCACGTGTCAGCGAGCAGCAAAGACCTCGTCGAGGCGGCTTGCCGTGAGCTGCTTCTCGGTCGGGGGGTCGTCGTCTTCGATGACGAGGACCGCGAGAACGAGGGCGACCTGATCTTCGCCGCCGAGCACATGACGGCGGAGTCGATGGCCTTCGTGATCCGTCACACCAGTGGCCTGGTGTGCGTCGGCATGGCCGGCAGCCGGCTCGATCAGCTCGGCCTGCCGGCCATGGTCGAGGCCGCGAGCGACCCACGCGGGACCGCGTTCACGGTATCCGTGGACCTTGCGAACCCGGCCTCGACGGGCATCTCCGCCCTGGACCGGGCGGCCACCGCGCGCGCCCTTGCCGACTCCCGGTTCGGGGGCGATCTGTTCACCAGGCCGGGACATGTGTTCCCGCTTCGGGCGCGTCCCGGGGGAGTCCTCCAGCGGGCAGGGCACACGGAGGCCGCGGTCGACCTGTGCCGGCTCGCAGACCTGCAGCCGGCCGGAGTCCTCGCCGAGATCACCAACGACGACGGCACCATGGCGCGGATGCCGGACCTGGTGCGCTTCGCGGGCGACCACGGCCTGGTGCTTCTCTCGGTCGCCGACGTCGTGCGGGTTCGCATGTCGACCCTGCACGGCGAGTTCCACGCCGTGACCAACCGCTCAGGATCCCGACTCGACCATGACCTCGGCGCCAACTGCGCGCCGGAACGGAGAGCATCATGA
- a CDS encoding aldehyde dehydrogenase family protein — MSVPHYPLQINGDIVETDETLEVRSPATGELVATVAKGGAAEIDAAVAAAKAADKSGVWRNTPPAERAAIINTVAASLAGRIEELAALQSRENGATIRVTGALHVGLSIANMQSVAAQTLEYEFEKAGPEIGPVPAEGILRREPLGVVGAIVPWNIPLLTIVWKVTPALAAGNTVVLKPDEHAPLLALELMKEFEVAGLPKGVLTVVVGDGHDAGARLSQHPDVRKVGFTGSTEVGKSILGASADNMKRVTLELGGKGPNILLDDADLDVAIDGAIYACMANNGEACEAGTRLLVPSERKDEIVERLVARVATMKIGDPLELATDIGPLITAEQRDRVLAHIAKAQTQGAKVAIGGSAPAGDEFANGYFVEPTILTDVTPEMTVACEEVFGPVLSVLSYETVEEAVAIANDTEYGLSAGVWGTDEARVLDVARQLEAGMVYVNDWHVLHPAYPFGGYKQSGLGREGGPNALDQYTEQKYISVDRSGGVENKAYGLVLGTPA, encoded by the coding sequence ATGAGCGTTCCGCACTACCCCCTCCAGATCAACGGCGACATCGTCGAGACCGACGAGACCCTCGAGGTGCGCAGCCCCGCGACGGGCGAGCTCGTGGCCACCGTGGCGAAGGGTGGCGCTGCCGAGATCGACGCGGCGGTCGCCGCGGCGAAGGCCGCCGACAAGAGCGGTGTCTGGCGCAACACGCCGCCGGCCGAGCGTGCCGCGATCATCAACACGGTCGCCGCAAGCCTGGCCGGTCGCATCGAGGAGCTGGCCGCCCTGCAGAGCAGAGAGAACGGCGCGACCATCCGCGTCACCGGCGCGCTGCATGTCGGCCTCTCGATCGCCAACATGCAGTCCGTCGCCGCCCAGACCCTCGAGTACGAGTTCGAGAAGGCCGGCCCGGAGATCGGCCCGGTCCCGGCTGAGGGCATCCTCCGCCGCGAGCCGCTCGGCGTCGTCGGCGCGATCGTGCCCTGGAACATCCCGCTGCTGACGATCGTCTGGAAGGTCACCCCAGCGCTGGCCGCCGGCAACACCGTGGTCCTCAAACCGGACGAGCACGCGCCGTTGCTCGCGCTCGAGCTCATGAAGGAGTTCGAGGTCGCAGGCCTGCCGAAGGGCGTCCTCACCGTGGTGGTCGGCGACGGCCACGACGCCGGCGCCCGCCTCAGCCAGCACCCCGACGTCCGCAAGGTCGGCTTCACCGGCTCCACCGAGGTCGGCAAGAGCATCCTCGGCGCCTCCGCCGACAACATGAAGCGGGTCACCCTCGAGCTCGGTGGCAAGGGCCCGAACATCCTGCTCGACGACGCCGACCTCGATGTTGCCATCGACGGCGCCATCTACGCCTGCATGGCGAACAACGGTGAAGCCTGCGAGGCCGGCACCCGACTGCTCGTCCCGAGCGAGCGCAAGGACGAGATCGTCGAGCGGCTGGTCGCCCGGGTGGCCACGATGAAGATCGGCGACCCGCTCGAGCTCGCCACCGACATCGGTCCGCTGATCACCGCCGAGCAGCGTGACCGGGTGCTCGCACACATCGCCAAGGCCCAGACGCAGGGCGCCAAGGTCGCCATCGGCGGGTCCGCCCCGGCTGGCGACGAGTTCGCCAACGGCTACTTCGTCGAGCCGACCATCCTCACCGACGTCACTCCCGAGATGACGGTCGCCTGCGAGGAGGTCTTCGGACCGGTCCTCAGTGTTCTCAGCTACGAGACCGTCGAGGAGGCCGTGGCGATCGCCAACGACACCGAGTACGGCCTGTCCGCGGGTGTCTGGGGCACCGACGAGGCGCGCGTCCTCGACGTTGCCCGCCAGCTGGAGGCCGGCATGGTCTACGTCAACGACTGGCATGTCCTCCACCCGGCGTACCCCTTCGGCGGCTACAAGCAGAGCGGCCTCGGTCGCGAGGGTGGCCCCAACGCCCTGGACCAGTACACGGAGCAGAAGTACATCTCCGTCGACCGCTCGGGCGGCGTCGAGAACAAGGCGTACGGCCTCGTCCTCGGCACCCCCGCCTGA
- a CDS encoding ABC transporter permease, translating to MTTTHVTNPTTDEDEGPELSVNSSGGMGGYSDGSSLIADLGGIALFGIQIVKSMPDVRHYGTEVLRQAGIIILKSTFIIWFMMCMLAAEIALEAHYLLAQLGAGGYTAVFSSTGDYTVAPEMWGWILSAKVACGLVAELGSMRISEEIDALDVMGLDSRAYLVNTRVLAMIIVTPFMFVTGTGLMYILGYYMNVYLFHSVSGGGYLSVFWSFTTQQDLLLSLLQGTIMGLLIVLVGCYYGFNASGGPVGVGKATAKSMVINLVIVSVLGAVFQQLFFGALTRAPISF from the coding sequence ATGACCACGACGCACGTCACGAACCCCACCACCGATGAGGACGAGGGCCCAGAGCTCAGCGTCAACAGCTCGGGTGGCATGGGTGGCTACAGCGACGGAAGCTCGCTGATCGCCGATCTCGGTGGCATCGCGCTGTTCGGCATCCAGATCGTCAAGTCGATGCCGGACGTCCGGCACTACGGCACGGAGGTGCTGCGCCAGGCCGGGATCATCATCCTCAAGAGCACGTTCATCATCTGGTTCATGATGTGCATGCTCGCCGCGGAGATCGCCTTGGAGGCGCACTACCTGCTCGCCCAGCTCGGCGCTGGCGGCTACACCGCCGTGTTCAGTTCGACCGGCGACTACACCGTCGCTCCGGAGATGTGGGGGTGGATCCTCTCGGCCAAGGTCGCGTGCGGCCTGGTCGCGGAGCTCGGCTCCATGCGGATCAGCGAAGAGATCGACGCCCTCGACGTCATGGGACTCGACTCCCGGGCGTATCTCGTCAACACTCGGGTGCTCGCGATGATCATCGTCACGCCGTTCATGTTCGTCACCGGCACCGGCCTGATGTACATCCTGGGCTACTACATGAACGTCTACCTGTTCCACAGCGTTTCTGGTGGCGGCTATCTGTCGGTGTTCTGGTCGTTCACGACCCAGCAGGACCTCCTGCTCTCACTGCTTCAGGGCACGATCATGGGCCTCCTCATCGTCCTGGTCGGTTGCTACTACGGCTTCAACGCGAGCGGCGGCCCCGTGGGGGTCGGCAAGGCCACCGCAAAGTCGATGGTGATCAACCTCGTCATCGTCAGCGTGCTCGGCGCGGTCTTCCAACAGCTCTTCTTCGGCGCCTTGACACGAGCACCGATCAGCTTCTGA